One Fusarium poae strain DAOMC 252244 chromosome 4, whole genome shotgun sequence DNA window includes the following coding sequences:
- a CDS encoding hypothetical protein (MEROPS:MER0114503~BUSCO:35090at5125), producing the protein MSYFPGQGYHGGGGNGYGYGPPSGPPPPQQQYGGYSGDNSGSRRYPPPNYPPPPHLDAYGFPLPQGLHHHAQHARSGPPPPAAPQQFGHGAPEGYTFQYSRCTGRRKALLIGINYFNQEGELRGCINDVHNVSAFLVERYGYKREDMIQLTDDQQDPVMIPTRENIIRAMGWLVQNAQPDDALFLHYSGHGGQVEDEDGDEDDGYDECIYPVDHTRAGPIIDDEIHFRVVKPLVQGVRLTAIFDSCHSATVMDLPYVYSTKGVLKEPNLAKEAASGLFDAFKSYSSGDIAGAASSVFGLAKSAFTGDEAYERTKDTRTSPADVIMWSGSKDDQTSADATINAQATGAMSWAFISAIKANPKQSYVELLNSVRDILETKYTQKPQLSSSHPIDTDLLFVM; encoded by the exons ATGTCCTACTTTCCAGGTCAAGGGTATCACGGAGGCGGCGGTAATGGCTATGGATACGGTCCTCCATCCGgacctcctcctccccaGCAACAATACGGTGGTTACTCCGGGGATAATTCCGGATCGCGAAGATACCCTCCCCCGAATTACCCTCCCCCTCCTCATCTCGACGCCTACGGCTTTCCTCTCCCTCAGGGCCTTCACCATCACGCCCAACACGCGCGATCAGGACCTCCTCCTCCCGCTGCACCCCAGCAGTTCGGCCACGGAGCCCCCGAAGGCTACACTTTCCAATACTCCAGATGTACCGGTCGTCGCAAGGCACTTCTCATCGGCATCAACTACTTTAACCAAGAAGGAGAGCTGCGAGGATGTATCAACGACGTACACAACGTTTCCGCTTTCTTGGTAGAGCGCTATGGCTACAAGAGAGAGGACATGATTCAGTTGACTGATGATCAACAAGATCCAGTCATGATTCCTACCAGAGAGAACATCATCCGCGCTATGGGTTGGCTCGTGCAAAATGCTCAGCCTGATGACGCTCTCTTCCTTCACTATTCCG GTCACGGTGGTCAGGTCGAGGACGAAGATggcgacgaggatgatggatACGACGAATGCATTTACCCCGTCGACCACACCCGGGCTGGTCCCATCATTGACGACGAGATCCATTTCCGCGTGGTCAAGCCCTTGGTCCAAGGTGTTCGTCTGACTGCTATCTTTGACTCGTGCCATTCCGCCACCGTCATGGATCTTCCATACGTCTACTCAACCAAGGGTGTTCTCAAGGAACCCAACCTGGCCAAGGAAGCTGCATCAGGTCTTTTTGACGCCTTCAAATCATACTCTAGTGGAGATATTGCTGGGGCTGCTAGTTCAGTGTTCGGTTTGGCCAAGTCTGCTTTTACCGGCGATGAAGCATACGAGAGGACCAAGGATACCCGAACATCGCCTGCCGATGTTATTATGTGGTCCGGAAGCAAAGACGACCAGACATC GGCCGACGCTACGATTAACGCTCAGGCCACCGGTGCCATGTCGTGGGCTTTCATTTCGGCAATCAAGGCCAATCCTAAGCAGAGCTACGTTGAGTTGCTGAACAGTGTCCGCGATATTCTCGAGACAAAGTATACTCAGAAGCCACAGCTCTCGAGCAGTCATCCTATTG ACACTGACCTCTTGTTTGTTATGTGA
- a CDS encoding hypothetical protein (TransMembrane:1 (i275-295o)) — translation MSFFKKIAKEFENLGIGEKKEEQQQQPPQQPPQDANRAYGDNGYASPHPQQQYGGSPGYGAPPQQYGSPAPQGYGAPTPQQYGSPAPQGYGAPPPQPAYQPPSDRPPLPQGWTAQFDQNSQRWYYVEQATGRTQWEAPQAQHAPPPPPPDSRPPYESQPSDGSRGYGAPGGYGSPAPGGYGAPPGQYGAPGGYGSPAPGGYGSPAPGGYGAPSPYGAPPGQSPYAPPGQSPYGAPPGQSPYAPQGQYGQEGDRAYGDNSNNPYGQGEKKKSGSSGMLLGAAGGLALGAVGGALIANELNDSDSDEEKHAAAAAAAAPAAAPYEQQPQVINNYYGAPPPEDPYADPYAQDGPPGVLPATDADGNSVSSSDREDVQEAREEYEEALAAAQDSDASSSDQEALEEAREEYEEAYEEVYEDD, via the exons ATGTCTTTCTTCAAGAAGATCGCCAAGGAGTTTGAGAACCTTGGTATCGGCGAGAAAAAGGaggagcagcaacaacagcctcCTCAGCAGCCGCCTCAGGACG CTAACCGCGCCTACGGCGACAACGGATACGCATCTCCTCATCCCCAGCAGCAGTACGGCGGCTCGCCTGGTTACGGTgctcctcctcaacaatACGGTTCGCCTGCTCCTCAGGGATACGGTGCTCCCACTCCTCAACAATACGGCTCGCCTGCTCCTCAGGGATACGGTGCCCCTCCCCCCCAGCCCGCCTACCAGCCTCCTTCCGATCGTCCTCCTCTGCCTCAGGGATGGACTGCTCAGTTCGACCAAAACTCCCAGCGATGGTACTACGTTGAGCAAGCTACTGGTCGCACCCAATGGGAGGCTCCCCAGGCTCAGCAcgctcctcctccccctcccccGGACTCTCGTCCTCCTTATGAGTCTCAGCCTTCTGATGGATCTCGCGGCTACGGCGCTCCTGGTGGATACGGTTCTCCAGCTCCCGGTGGCTACGGCGCTCCTCCAGGCCAGTATGGTGCTCCTGGCGGTTACGGATCGCCTGCTCCTGGTGGTTATGGATCCCCAGCTCCAGGCGGCTACGGCGCTCCCTCACCCTACGGTGCCCCCCCAGGCCAGTCACCTTACGCTCCTCCTGGCCAGTCGCCCTACGGTGCTCCCCCAGGACAATCACCCTATGCTCCCCAGGGCCAGTATGGCCAAGAGGGTGACCGCGCCTATGgtgacaacagcaacaacccTTACGGCCaaggagagaagaagaagagtggCAGCTCTGGTATGCTCCTCGGTGCCGCCGGTGGTCTCGCACTTGGTGCTGTAGGTGGTGCCCTGATCGCCAACGAGCTCAACGACAGCGATAGCGACGAAGAGAAGcatgccgccgccgctgctgctgctgctcctgcCGCGGCTCCCTACGAGCAACAGCCTCAAGTAATCAACAACTACTACggtgctcctcctcctgaaGATCCCTATGCCGACCCTTACGCTCAGGATGGCCCACCTGGCGTTCTGCCTGCTACCGATGCGGATGGTAACTCTGTCTCATCTAGTGACCGAGAAGACGTCCAAGAAGCTCGTGAGGAGTACGAAGAGGCGCTGGCTGCTGCTCAGGACTCGGATGCCAGCAGTAGTGATCAGGAGGCTCTTGAAGAGGCTCGCGAAGAATATGAGGAAGCCTACGAGGAGGTGTATGAGGACGACTGA
- a CDS encoding hypothetical protein (MEROPS:MER0003110), translating into MPPKIPPQPPPSFALSPSDILSQTTDLIASTKALEDSLVASLTPTTATFSSLLKPILNDDHGVSKKTLLIRLFSSVSEDKELRDASRTAEEMLLKANSAALMRKDVAALVKAAYEKSQQEETLDEEDAYMLFKTHRAYQNTGAGIGDEELREKYKAAVQERNEVLIAAKKTISESDDGIYFTRSQLNGVPSSILDAMKVNDKGELKATFKKGHLISIMKHTTSASTRKAYHIAKESRFPENVARLERAVELRNSTARMLGFKTHAELKMEDKMAKNVESVITMLNKLRVQLKPLADEEMKTLLEIKKAYIKENGTDEAKEDSDKLNAWDWAFYARILEKERYSVDSLLISEYFEINHSLEGMLRIFEEIFGIVFVPTDAPVWQKDVTVYEAWNSEDQCGGFLGYLYLDLYAREGKYAGAHSSLIQPGFITSDNKRHYPSSSLVTSLLHTPGRPTLLLHSELKTMFHELGHAIHKLVTHTKHQHGCSRDFVEIPSILLENWIWVPSVLRRLGKHYSYLNDEYLNFWKTQKGDAYERPEEELPEKLALDLAKTKHVNGAHAMLHQVFLALFDLTIHNADEAHPVDTTKLWNESKTEIMGLGRADSIGQASFAHPFRGYDAAYFTYALSKVYATDLWVSHFKIDPMNRNMGLRYRQHVLQPGGSQPELKSLGNFLGREPNDEAYYSEVTSTSGPENSAAL; encoded by the exons ATGCCTCCCAAAATACCCCCGCAACCACCCCCTTCATTTGCACTCAGCCCTTCTGATATCCTCAGCCAGACAACGGATCTCATAGCCTCCACAAAAGCTCTCGAAGACTCACTCGTCGCTTCCCTCACACCCACTACCGCAACATTCTCAAGTCTCCTCAAGCCAATCCTCAACGATGACCATGGAGTGTCCAAGAAGACTCTCCTAATTCGTCTCTTCAGCTCCGTCTCTGAAGATAAGGAGCTTCGCGATGCCTCCCGCACGGCAGAGGAAATGCTCCTCAAAGCTAATTCTGCAGCTCTCATGCGCAAGGATGTTGCAGCCCTCGTAAAAGCTGCCTATGAAAAGAGCCAACAAGAAGAGACACTAGATGAGGAAGATGCGTACATGTTGTTCAAAACGCATAGAGCGTATCAGAACACAGGCGCTGGTATCGGGGATGAGGAGTTAAGAGAAAAGTACAAAGCTGCTGTACAAGAGCGAAATGAGGTCCTAATCGCAGCCAAAAAGACAATCAGCGAATCCGATGACGGCATCTACTTCACCCGTTCCCAACTCAACGGTGTACCCTCTTCAATCCTCGACGCCATGAAAGTCAACGACAAAGGCGAGCTCAAAGCAACTTTTAAAAAGGGCCATCTCATCTCTATCATGAAACACACCACCAGCGCCAGCACAAGAAAAGCATACCACATCGCCAAGGAAAGTCGATTCCCCGAGAATGTTGCCCGTCTGGAGCGAGCAGTTGAGCTGCGCAACAGCACGGCGCGAATGCTCGGCTTCAAAACACACGCCGAGCTTAAAATGGAAGATAAAATGGCAAAGAACGTTGAGAGCGTTATAACAATGCTCAATAAGCTACGAGTACAATTGAAGCCTCTTGCtgatgaagagatgaagaCACTGCTTGAGATAAAGAAGGCTTATATAAAGGAAAACGGCACTgatgaggccaaggaggaCTCCGATAAGTTGAATGCGTGGGATTGGGCATTCTATGCGCGCATTCTCGAGAAAGAGAGATACTCTGTTGACTCACTCCTTATATCCGAGTACTTTGAGATCAACCATAGTCTCGAAGGCATGCTTCGAATCTTTGAAGAGATTTTCGGCATCGTCTTCGTCCCTACCGATGCACCGGTTTGGCAGAAGGATGTCACCGTTTACGAAGCCTGGAACTCGGAGGATCAATGTGGTGGATTCCTTGGATACCTCTACCTTGACCTCTATGCGCGAGAGGGTAAATACGCAGGCGCCCACAGCTCTCTCATCCAACCG GGCTTCATTACTTCAGACAACAAGCGCCACtatccttcttcatctttagTAACATCCCTCCTTCATACCCCCGGCCGTCCAACTCTACTTCTACACTCCGAACTCAAAACAATGTTCCACGAGCTCGGCCACGCAATCCATAAGCTCGTCACCCACACAAAGCATCAACATGGTTGCTCTCGCGACTTTGTCGAGATCCCCAGTATTCTCCTCGAGAACTGGATATGGGTACCTTCCGTGCTGCGCCGTCTAGGAAAACACTACAGTTACTTGAACGACGAGTATCTCAACTTCTGGAAAACCCAAAAAGGCGACGCATATGAAAGACCAGAGGAAGAGTTGCCAGAGAAATTGGCGCTTGATCTTGCAAAGACAAAACATGTCAACGGTGCACATGCAATGCTGCATCAAGTCTTCCTCGCATTGTTTGATCTGACGATTCATAACGCCGACGAGGCTCATCCTGTGGATACCACCAAGCTTTGGAACGAGAGCAAGACGGAGATTATGGGCCTTGGACGGGCGGACAGTATTGGACAGGCATCATTCGCACATCCTTTCCGCGGATATGATGCTGCGTACTTCACCTACGCATT GTCAAAAGTATATGCAACCGACCTGTGGGTCAGCCACTTCAAGATCGACCCGATGAACAGGAATATGGGCTTGCGATATCGCCAGCACGTTCTGCAGCCAGGAGGCAGTCAACCTGAACTCAAGAGTCTTGGTAACTTCCTTGGCCGCGAACCAAATGACGAGGCATACTATTCGGAAGTCACCAGCACTTCTGGGCCCGAGAACTCGGCTGCTTTGTAA